One genomic segment of Caldisericaceae bacterium includes these proteins:
- a CDS encoding prepilin-type N-terminal cleavage/methylation domain-containing protein: MRKRGFTLVEVAIAIVLFAIVTLWSINVLINMSKGSSTTEDLTIATLLASQKIEELKSLSYDELNNTQNVITPTDFPSPYENYQYTLKIKKDEQNDYAIFIVTVSVYKKNNSTPLITIDANYIRRISDGKNIGL; encoded by the coding sequence ATGAGAAAAAGGGGCTTTACTTTAGTAGAAGTTGCCATTGCTATTGTTTTATTTGCAATAGTTACGCTTTGGAGCATAAATGTATTAATAAATATGTCAAAAGGAAGCTCTACAACCGAGGATTTAACCATTGCAACACTTTTAGCATCTCAAAAAATTGAAGAACTAAAAAGTCTTAGTTATGATGAACTTAATAATACGCAAAACGTAATTACTCCTACAGACTTTCCTTCGCCTTACGAAAATTACCAGTATACACTAAAGATTAAAAAAGATGAGCAAAACGATTACGCAATATTTATAGTTACTGTCTCAGTATACAAGAAAAATAATTCCACACCACTTATTACAATTGATGCAAACTACATTAGGAGAATTTCTGATGGCAAAAATATCGGCTTATAG
- a CDS encoding prepilin-type N-terminal cleavage/methylation domain-containing protein, which yields MAKISAYRRGFTVIEISIVIAIILIIAIPVSVFIANYSQGFIVENIQVKEQYYLNIILQDLEQRIRRADANSIAFDTTNKILNFTYIDAEIDGSKKTTLYCRYVLENPQTDNAIFKRAVSTDSNTSPTIFPPGLEKGIIYDFNVQLLTTDTCTITLTSKTDFVLQKTIYLLNY from the coding sequence ATGGCAAAAATATCGGCTTATAGAAGAGGCTTTACAGTTATTGAGATATCTATTGTAATTGCAATTATCTTAATTATTGCAATCCCTGTATCTGTATTCATTGCAAACTATTCACAGGGTTTTATTGTAGAAAATATCCAGGTTAAAGAGCAGTATTATCTAAACATTATCTTACAGGATTTAGAGCAGAGAATAAGAAGGGCAGACGCAAACTCAATTGCTTTTGACACTACAAATAAAATCCTTAATTTTACCTATATTGACGCAGAAATTGATGGTAGCAAAAAAACAACCCTATACTGTAGATACGTGCTTGAAAATCCACAAACCGATAACGCAATTTTTAAAAGGGCTGTTTCAACTGACTCTAATACTTCACCAACGATTTTTCCACCGGGACTTGAGAAAGGAATTATCTACGACTTTAATGTGCAATTACTAACAACCGATACCTGCACCATAACCCTTACTTCAAAAACAGACTTTGTTTTACAAAAAACCATATATCTATTAAACTATTAA
- a CDS encoding GspE/PulE family protein — protein sequence MNKESRIGDLLIKLGKITPQQLEEALEEQKRTQEKLGEILVNKGFITPLDLSKVLEEQTNIPSISLSNIKIGEDVCSLIPESFVRINKVLPISKTSDTVEVAVVPPINPQALEDIKLMTGLKVKPYIVSDAEFENALNKVCSIKKKISETLSQVEKKKEGREIKIISTVPTGAEPVTVALTNSIISDAINQNASDIHLDPQEFYTQVRYRIDGIIYNVLTLPKDVAESITTLIKVNANMDIAERRRPQDGHFTAKYEDELYDFRVGTMSSSFGEKLNIRILSKRRLLMPLERLGMLKEQFEIFLKLIKKPYGIILVTGPTGSGKTTTLYSAISTLNTGEKEIVTLEDPVEYDLPGIVQIQINEEAGITFATGLRSILRLDPDIIMVGEIRDLETAKIAVEASLTGHLVLASMHTNDSFSTPIRLLNLGIEPYLLSSSLIGVIAQRLVRVICHNCKESYIPSEIEKQAFLKELSNDISELYIGKGCSICNNIGFRGRTGVFEILEINENIANMIEKSTPYEKIKEEALKSKMITLRQAALMKAKEGITTFSEVERVFGL from the coding sequence ATGAATAAAGAGTCAAGGATTGGAGATCTTCTTATAAAGCTTGGAAAAATCACACCACAACAATTAGAAGAGGCTTTAGAAGAACAGAAAAGAACCCAAGAAAAATTAGGAGAAATATTAGTAAATAAAGGTTTTATAACACCATTAGATCTTTCAAAAGTTCTCGAAGAGCAGACAAACATACCTTCAATTTCTTTATCTAATATCAAAATTGGTGAAGATGTTTGCTCACTTATTCCTGAAAGTTTTGTAAGAATAAATAAAGTTTTACCAATAAGTAAAACTTCCGACACTGTAGAAGTTGCCGTTGTGCCACCCATTAACCCGCAGGCTCTTGAAGATATCAAATTAATGACAGGGCTTAAAGTAAAACCGTATATTGTATCTGATGCCGAATTTGAAAACGCACTCAACAAGGTATGCTCAATTAAAAAGAAAATTAGTGAAACTCTTTCCCAAGTTGAAAAAAAGAAGGAAGGTAGAGAAATTAAAATCATTTCTACAGTTCCCACTGGAGCTGAGCCCGTCACTGTTGCACTCACAAACTCAATCATATCAGATGCAATAAATCAAAATGCTTCAGATATCCACCTTGACCCACAAGAGTTTTACACTCAGGTAAGATACAGAATCGATGGTATTATTTACAATGTGTTAACCCTACCAAAGGATGTTGCAGAATCAATTACAACCCTTATAAAAGTAAATGCTAACATGGATATTGCAGAAAGAAGACGCCCCCAAGATGGACACTTTACCGCTAAATACGAAGATGAACTTTACGATTTTAGAGTAGGCACAATGAGTAGTTCCTTTGGAGAAAAACTAAACATCAGGATACTCAGTAAGCGAAGATTACTAATGCCTCTTGAGAGACTTGGTATGCTTAAAGAACAATTTGAAATTTTCCTTAAACTCATTAAAAAACCTTACGGTATTATTCTTGTAACAGGTCCAACTGGCTCTGGAAAAACAACTACATTATATTCTGCAATATCAACCTTAAATACAGGAGAAAAAGAAATCGTAACACTTGAAGACCCTGTTGAATACGATCTTCCAGGTATTGTGCAAATTCAAATAAACGAAGAAGCGGGTATAACATTTGCAACAGGTTTAAGGTCTATACTGAGGCTTGACCCTGACATCATCATGGTAGGAGAAATTAGAGACCTTGAAACAGCAAAAATAGCAGTAGAGGCTTCTTTAACAGGGCACTTGGTATTAGCATCAATGCATACAAACGACTCTTTTTCAACCCCAATAAGACTTCTAAACCTTGGCATTGAACCGTATTTGTTGTCTTCATCTCTTATAGGAGTTATCGCTCAAAGACTTGTAAGGGTAATTTGCCACAACTGTAAAGAAAGTTATATTCCAAGTGAAATAGAAAAACAAGCGTTTCTAAAAGAGTTATCAAATGATATTAGTGAACTATACATAGGAAAAGGCTGTTCAATTTGCAATAACATTGGTTTCAGAGGAAGAACGGGTGTCTTTGAAATACTTGAAATTAATGAAAACATCGCTAACATGATTGAAAAGTCTACTCCATACGAAAAAATTAAGGAAGAAGCTCTTAAATCAAAAATGATTACCTTAAGACAAGCAGCACTTATGAAGGCAAAAGAAGGGATAACCACTTTTAGTGAGGTAGAAAGGGTTTTTGGACTATGA